In Azospirillum sp. TSA2s, one genomic interval encodes:
- a CDS encoding methyl-accepting chemotaxis protein, with product MSNDSRSMMLQGAPAKGAAWYSGLRAKLMIAIGVVLSGTLVAAAVALTGYANVRTTIDAIVGEAVPAMTEGMAVAQQAERLVALAPALTSADDAAAREAVSARIAEAKEEFNTRLSRLRATGSAGDQLAAIEQASQGLLNNLAQLDQAAAERVALAAERTAMLPKVMAAEAEIQKFAAPWTSVLNNDEEQARSTLAEPDADAAAMREAAATLSKITTQKKPLIAVTNEAANIRNMLMEAATTNDDQRLAIIETRVGVSLAGLSNGARGLPERLAAVASKQADLLKDYSIGETSLVTLRQKELAIQGYFVQLLESNHALTTTLSKGIATLVEGQKHNIAEASGATTRMLDNSQLTQIAVAVASILVSILVVWLYIGRIVIRRMMALKAGMARIAAGDLDAEIALHGHDEIAEMGAALLVFRDTAREVETTRAAAEAERQRAAGERRQTMLSLADQFENGVKTVVETVSAAATQMHQTAAGMVATADDTSRQAGSAAEAAETASVNVDGAASAAHELSQSISEIARQVTESATIAAKAANEADRTDSTMRELNEAASRIGAVLDLISDIAGQTNLLALNATIEAARAGEAGKGFAVVAQEVKQLASQTAKATDQIAGQIGAMQQATGEAVNAIRSIGLTIGRLNDIAASIAAAVEEQGAATSEIARNVQQAAGGTAQASQNIGQVRTAAGQTGQSAQEVLSVAQEVSTQTGHLQQQIDRFLSQVRSA from the coding sequence ATGTCGAACGATAGCCGGAGCATGATGCTCCAAGGCGCGCCCGCGAAAGGCGCCGCCTGGTATTCCGGGCTGCGCGCCAAGCTGATGATCGCCATCGGCGTGGTGTTGTCCGGCACGCTGGTCGCCGCCGCCGTGGCGCTGACCGGCTATGCGAATGTGCGCACCACCATCGATGCCATCGTCGGCGAAGCGGTGCCGGCGATGACCGAGGGCATGGCGGTGGCGCAGCAGGCCGAACGGCTGGTGGCGCTGGCACCGGCCCTGACCTCCGCCGACGACGCCGCCGCGCGGGAAGCGGTGTCCGCCCGCATTGCGGAGGCGAAAGAGGAATTCAACACGCGCCTGTCCCGGCTGCGCGCCACCGGCTCCGCCGGGGATCAGCTCGCCGCCATCGAGCAGGCATCGCAGGGGCTGCTCAACAACCTCGCGCAGCTCGACCAGGCGGCTGCCGAACGGGTGGCGCTCGCCGCCGAACGCACGGCGATGCTGCCGAAGGTGATGGCCGCCGAGGCGGAAATCCAGAAATTCGCCGCCCCGTGGACCTCCGTCCTCAACAATGACGAGGAACAGGCCCGCTCGACACTTGCGGAGCCGGATGCCGATGCTGCCGCGATGCGCGAAGCGGCGGCCACCCTGTCCAAGATCACGACTCAGAAGAAGCCGCTGATTGCCGTCACGAACGAGGCGGCCAACATCCGCAACATGCTGATGGAAGCGGCGACGACCAACGACGACCAGCGGCTGGCGATCATCGAGACGCGGGTCGGCGTGTCGCTCGCCGGCCTGTCCAACGGTGCCCGGGGGCTGCCGGAGCGGCTGGCCGCCGTCGCCTCGAAGCAGGCGGACCTTCTGAAGGATTATTCGATCGGCGAGACCTCGCTGGTCACCCTCCGGCAGAAGGAACTGGCGATCCAGGGCTATTTCGTCCAGCTGCTGGAGAGCAACCACGCCCTGACCACCACCCTGTCCAAGGGGATCGCCACCCTGGTCGAGGGCCAGAAGCACAACATCGCCGAGGCCAGCGGCGCCACCACCCGCATGCTGGACAACAGCCAGCTGACGCAGATCGCCGTCGCCGTCGCCAGCATCCTGGTGTCGATTCTGGTCGTCTGGCTCTATATCGGCCGCATCGTCATCCGTCGGATGATGGCTCTCAAAGCCGGCATGGCCCGGATCGCCGCCGGCGACCTGGACGCCGAGATCGCGCTGCACGGCCATGACGAGATCGCGGAGATGGGGGCAGCGCTGCTCGTCTTCCGCGACACCGCGCGCGAGGTGGAAACAACCCGCGCCGCCGCCGAGGCCGAACGCCAGCGGGCCGCCGGAGAACGCCGCCAGACCATGCTGTCGCTGGCCGACCAGTTCGAGAACGGCGTGAAGACTGTGGTGGAGACGGTATCCGCCGCGGCGACCCAGATGCACCAGACCGCCGCCGGCATGGTGGCGACCGCCGACGACACCTCCCGTCAGGCCGGCAGCGCCGCCGAGGCGGCGGAGACCGCGTCGGTCAACGTCGACGGTGCCGCGTCGGCCGCGCATGAGCTGTCGCAGTCGATCAGCGAGATCGCCCGGCAGGTGACCGAATCGGCGACCATCGCCGCCAAGGCGGCAAACGAGGCCGACCGCACCGACAGCACCATGCGCGAACTGAACGAGGCCGCCAGCCGCATCGGCGCCGTGCTCGACCTGATCTCCGACATCGCCGGCCAGACCAACCTGCTGGCGCTGAACGCCACCATCGAGGCGGCGCGGGCGGGAGAGGCCGGCAAGGGCTTCGCCGTGGTGGCGCAGGAGGTCAAGCAGTTGGCCAGCCAGACGGCGAAGGCCACCGACCAGATCGCCGGCCAGATCGGCGCCATGCAGCAGGCGACCGGCGAGGCGGTGAACGCCATCCGCAGCATCGGCCTGACCATCGGCCGCCTGAACGACATCGCCGCCAGCATCGCCGCAGCGGTGGAGGAGCAGGGCGCCGCCACCTCGGAGATTGCCCGCAATGTCCAGCAGGCGGCGGGCGGCACCGCCCAGGCCTCGCAGAACATCGGTCAGGTCCGCACCGCCGCCGGCCAGACCGGCCAGTCGGCGCAGGAGGTCCTGTCGGTCGCCCAAGAGGTCTCGACCCAGACCGGTCATCTCCAGCAACAGATCGACCGCTTCCTCAGTCAGGTGCGGTCGGCCTGA
- the hmpA gene encoding NO-inducible flavohemoprotein, whose protein sequence is MLTPAQIAVIKATAPTVAANANEITGTFYPLMFERFPEVRAVFNQSHQRSSAQPEALANAIIAYASNIDRLEVLGPAVEAIMQKHVSLNITPDQYKIVGTCLMEAIGKVLGDAVTAEVADAWGAAYWQLADLLIAAEEKEYARKAALTGGWRGARRFRIVEKTPESAVITSFRLAPVDGGRVMDFHPGQYLGLRLTVAGDTVHRNYSLSASPNGRDYRISVKREPQGLVSGFLHDRVQVGDEIDVYPPAGEFVLREGAGPLLLITGGVGQTPALPLAEQALAAGRKVIYVHAALNGSVHAFRQQIDELAAMNEALKPVYCYAEPQPGDQPHLVGLLDQQRLANLLPKEPGVAAYVVGPKPFMAAVVKALTALGLPESAIIHEFFGPREALA, encoded by the coding sequence ATGCTGACGCCTGCACAGATCGCCGTCATCAAGGCCACGGCTCCCACCGTCGCTGCCAATGCCAACGAGATCACCGGCACCTTCTATCCGCTGATGTTCGAGCGCTTCCCCGAGGTGCGCGCCGTCTTCAACCAGAGCCACCAGCGCAGCAGCGCCCAGCCGGAAGCGCTGGCCAACGCCATCATCGCCTACGCCTCCAACATCGACCGGCTCGAAGTTCTGGGCCCGGCGGTGGAGGCCATCATGCAGAAGCACGTTTCGCTCAACATCACCCCCGACCAGTACAAGATCGTCGGCACCTGCCTGATGGAAGCCATCGGCAAGGTGCTGGGCGATGCGGTGACGGCCGAGGTTGCCGACGCTTGGGGCGCGGCCTACTGGCAGCTGGCCGACCTGCTGATCGCGGCGGAGGAAAAGGAATATGCCCGCAAGGCGGCGCTGACCGGCGGCTGGCGCGGCGCCCGGCGCTTCCGCATCGTGGAGAAGACGCCGGAAAGCGCCGTCATCACCTCCTTCCGGCTGGCGCCGGTCGATGGCGGGCGGGTGATGGATTTCCATCCCGGCCAGTATCTAGGCCTGCGCCTGACCGTCGCCGGCGACACCGTCCACCGCAACTACAGCCTCTCGGCCTCGCCGAACGGCCGCGACTACCGCATCTCGGTGAAGCGCGAGCCGCAGGGTCTGGTGTCCGGCTTCCTGCATGACCGCGTGCAGGTCGGTGACGAGATCGACGTATATCCGCCGGCCGGCGAGTTCGTGCTGCGCGAGGGCGCCGGCCCGCTGCTGCTGATCACCGGTGGCGTCGGCCAGACCCCCGCCCTGCCGCTGGCCGAACAGGCGCTGGCCGCCGGCCGCAAGGTCATCTACGTGCATGCCGCGCTCAACGGCTCGGTCCACGCCTTCCGCCAGCAGATCGACGAGCTGGCCGCCATGAACGAGGCGCTGAAGCCGGTCTATTGCTATGCCGAGCCGCAGCCGGGCGACCAGCCGCACTTGGTCGGCCTGCTCGACCAGCAGCGTTTAGCCAACCTGCTGCCGAAGGAGCCGGGCGTGGCCGCCTATGTCGTCGGCCCGAAGCCCTTCATGGCCGCGGTGGTCAAGGCGCTGACCGCGCTGGGCCTCCCGGAGTCGGCCATCATCCACGAGTTCTTCGGCCCGCGGGAAGCACTCGCCTGA
- a CDS encoding ATP-binding protein, translating to MADGSGSGSGGSEPGKAGMVRIGVGARLFGALAFNGLVAFLIGLGAYIAFDGLHAGITKVTSEQFPAVVASAKLERQHQRIMRTLEQLALSEENFGRETIKQGLADQLDGYDRLLAELDSADGRQAQRIAGLKLQRDEILRLRDAIDRGVAARITARRALADRTRDVRRMADALAEPALRGVEDAGVQRWLAMAERLLFLIASVHQAENSFALARLADSAAAQLATLDGSIPAGDVSDRLARLAESMRSVVEGDRSVFRQRQAELQASEMLNGLVDRANQVSLVNTGLNTGIFVEQTKAAEESRQQVIEVSTTYTRLFFASVGVVVLGMVLSVLYVRRKVLARLWAVSEAIRDRTGGGRAEVPVTGADEIGQLARALRFYIQETEDKSAALRRNEQWLRTVLEAAPVPLVISGRADGQIRFVNRRAADLFEVDEAGELLGRPAASVWYVPQVRDEFVRDVFTSGIALDVETELVTQSGRRLWGLLSGIAFEFQGEEVLLSSVVDITRRREAEELLRRTQAFLDAVIDNVPSVLYVLDGDSGRVVLWNRAAEDCFGTRRADIENRTLAEVLGPETGRALAGGDPGSMRSLGVEELVLPRHGENAVFALQRHPFEWSGDGRCRIICVANDITASRRAREELRQAKERAERADAAKTEFLATVSHEMRTPLNGILGLCRLLLTGQLHAGERRYAMSIMRCGHGLLDQVNDILDLRKIEDGKLDLDPAPCALLPVLEEVVATVEGLANEKGIDLDLDIAPEVPELVVVDRQRLRQILVNLVGNAVKFTERGGVDLRVDIEPAPERSGSGEMLRLAVRDTGIGIPADRRAAIFEKLEQADPTIARRFGGSGLGLAIVRHLLDAMQGSIRVDSAEGLGSVFTVTIPLQRVIEPALPARPGRLLPISRVRSLALLLVEDDAINREVALGLLSDAGHRITVAETGEKALELATRRRFDAILLDIRLPDIDGPEVARRIRALEDADRAAVPIVAVTANVFAADRARYIAAGIDAVIEKPIFPERLMHLLSNAVAARSDGDEETGAGTVPVEPSARPPVVEDDVNEEILERYIRSLGPARFTTIRGLLLESAQDGLPRLTAVDSSDEEIEDIAHRLAGAASHFGLTGFVGLMRAVEDGMREGRRAEAQELAATAESAFSRGLAAMDSVRGVLEGV from the coding sequence ATGGCGGACGGCAGCGGGTCGGGGTCTGGCGGTTCTGAACCGGGCAAGGCCGGGATGGTCAGGATCGGCGTCGGGGCGCGGCTGTTCGGCGCGCTCGCCTTCAACGGGCTGGTCGCCTTCCTGATCGGGCTGGGCGCCTACATCGCCTTCGACGGGCTGCATGCCGGCATCACCAAGGTCACGTCGGAGCAGTTCCCGGCCGTCGTTGCCTCCGCCAAGCTGGAGCGCCAGCACCAGCGGATCATGCGGACCCTGGAACAATTGGCCCTGTCCGAAGAGAATTTCGGACGCGAAACGATCAAGCAGGGGTTGGCCGACCAGTTGGACGGCTATGATCGCCTACTGGCCGAGTTGGATTCGGCAGACGGCCGGCAGGCCCAACGGATCGCCGGGCTGAAGCTGCAGCGCGACGAGATCCTGCGGCTGCGCGATGCCATCGACCGCGGCGTCGCCGCCCGCATCACCGCCCGCCGCGCCCTGGCCGACCGCACCCGCGACGTGCGGCGGATGGCCGACGCCCTGGCCGAACCGGCGCTGCGCGGGGTGGAGGATGCCGGCGTGCAGCGCTGGCTGGCGATGGCGGAACGGCTGCTGTTCCTGATCGCCTCGGTCCATCAGGCGGAGAACAGCTTCGCGCTTGCCCGGCTGGCCGACAGCGCCGCGGCGCAATTGGCAACGTTGGACGGCTCGATTCCGGCGGGGGACGTGTCGGACCGGCTTGCCCGGCTGGCCGAAAGCATGCGGTCGGTGGTGGAAGGCGACCGTTCCGTCTTCCGCCAGCGGCAGGCGGAATTGCAGGCGTCGGAGATGCTGAACGGGCTGGTCGACCGCGCCAATCAGGTGTCGCTGGTCAACACCGGGCTGAACACCGGCATCTTCGTCGAACAGACCAAGGCGGCGGAGGAAAGCCGCCAGCAGGTGATCGAGGTCTCCACCACCTACACCCGCCTGTTCTTCGCCTCGGTCGGCGTGGTCGTGCTGGGGATGGTGCTGTCGGTTCTGTATGTGCGGCGCAAGGTGCTGGCGCGGCTGTGGGCGGTGAGCGAGGCGATCCGCGATCGCACCGGCGGCGGCCGGGCCGAGGTGCCGGTGACCGGCGCCGACGAGATCGGCCAGCTTGCCCGCGCGTTGCGCTTCTACATCCAGGAGACGGAGGACAAGAGCGCGGCGCTCCGCCGCAACGAGCAGTGGCTGCGCACGGTGCTGGAGGCGGCACCCGTCCCGCTGGTGATCTCCGGCCGCGCCGACGGCCAGATCCGCTTCGTCAACCGCCGCGCCGCCGACCTATTCGAGGTGGACGAGGCCGGCGAGTTGCTCGGCCGCCCCGCCGCCAGTGTCTGGTACGTCCCGCAGGTGCGCGACGAGTTCGTCCGCGACGTCTTCACCAGCGGCATCGCGCTCGATGTGGAGACGGAGCTGGTGACCCAGTCCGGTCGCCGGTTGTGGGGCCTGCTGTCCGGCATCGCCTTCGAATTCCAGGGCGAGGAGGTGCTTCTCAGTTCAGTCGTCGACATCACCCGCCGCCGCGAGGCGGAGGAGCTGCTGCGCCGGACACAGGCCTTCCTGGATGCGGTGATCGACAACGTGCCGAGCGTTCTCTACGTGCTGGACGGCGACAGCGGCCGCGTCGTCCTGTGGAACCGGGCGGCGGAGGATTGTTTCGGCACCCGCCGCGCCGACATCGAGAACCGCACCCTGGCCGAGGTGCTGGGGCCGGAAACCGGCCGGGCGCTTGCCGGCGGCGATCCCGGTTCGATGCGCTCGCTGGGGGTGGAGGAGCTGGTGCTTCCCCGCCATGGCGAGAACGCCGTCTTCGCCCTGCAGCGCCATCCCTTCGAATGGTCGGGCGACGGGCGCTGCCGAATCATCTGCGTCGCCAACGACATCACCGCCTCGCGCCGGGCGCGCGAGGAGTTGCGGCAGGCCAAGGAGCGGGCGGAGCGCGCCGACGCTGCCAAGACCGAATTCCTCGCCACCGTCAGCCACGAGATGCGCACGCCGCTGAACGGCATCCTCGGCCTGTGCCGGCTGTTGCTGACCGGCCAGCTGCATGCCGGGGAGCGGCGCTATGCCATGTCGATCATGCGCTGCGGTCACGGGCTGCTCGATCAGGTCAACGACATCCTTGATCTGCGCAAGATCGAGGACGGCAAGCTGGACCTCGACCCCGCTCCCTGCGCCCTGCTGCCGGTGCTGGAGGAAGTCGTTGCGACGGTGGAAGGACTGGCGAACGAGAAGGGGATCGACCTCGACCTCGACATCGCGCCGGAGGTGCCGGAGCTGGTGGTGGTCGACCGCCAGCGGCTGCGTCAGATTCTGGTGAACCTCGTCGGCAACGCGGTGAAGTTCACCGAACGCGGCGGGGTGGACCTGCGCGTCGACATCGAACCGGCTCCGGAACGTTCCGGCTCCGGAGAGATGCTTCGTCTGGCTGTGCGCGACACCGGTATCGGCATCCCGGCCGACCGCCGCGCCGCCATCTTCGAAAAGCTGGAGCAGGCCGATCCCACCATTGCCCGGCGTTTCGGCGGCAGCGGGTTGGGGCTGGCCATCGTCCGCCACCTGCTGGACGCCATGCAGGGCAGCATCCGCGTCGACAGCGCGGAGGGGCTGGGCAGCGTCTTCACCGTCACGATCCCGTTGCAGCGGGTGATCGAGCCGGCGCTTCCCGCCCGGCCCGGCCGGCTTCTGCCGATCAGCCGGGTGCGCTCGCTGGCCCTGCTGCTGGTGGAGGACGACGCGATCAACCGCGAGGTGGCGCTGGGCCTGCTGTCCGACGCCGGCCACCGCATCACCGTCGCGGAGACGGGGGAAAAGGCGCTGGAGTTGGCGACGCGGCGGCGTTTCGATGCCATCCTGCTGGACATCCGCCTGCCCGACATCGACGGGCCGGAGGTGGCGCGCCGCATCCGCGCGCTTGAGGACGCCGACCGCGCGGCGGTGCCGATCGTGGCGGTGACCGCCAACGTCTTCGCCGCCGACCGTGCCCGCTATATCGCCGCCGGCATCGATGCGGTGATCGAGAAGCCGATCTTCCCGGAACGCCTGATGCACCTGCTGTCGAACGCCGTCGCGGCGCGGTCCGACGGGGACGAGGAGACGGGTGCCGGAACGGTGCCGGTCGAGCCGTCCGCCCGTCCGCCGGTGGTGGAGGACGACGTGAACGAGGAGATTCTGGAGCGCTATATCCGTTCGCTCGGTCCGGCGCGCTTCACCACCATCCGCGGTCTGCTGCTGGAATCGGCGCAGGACGGTCTGCCCCGCCTGACCGCCGTCGACAGCTCCGACGAGGAGATCGAGGACATCGCCCACCGGCTTGCCGGCGCCGCCAGCCATTTCGGCCTGACCGGCTTCGTCGGCCTGATGCGCGCGGTGGAGGACGGCATGCGCGAAGGCCGCCGGGCCGAGGCGCAGGAGTTGGCCGCCACCGCGGAGTCGGCGTTCAGCCGTGGCCTCGCGGCGATGGATTCGGTGCGGGGTGTGCTGGAGGGGGTTTGA
- a CDS encoding MurR/RpiR family transcriptional regulator — protein MLDTIASSLDSLRRAEAAVARTVLADPEAAVRDSLAQLAGKAGVSEPSVLRFCRSAGFGGFQEFKISLAQHLAASAVREEVGDRPTPLVRDLTPGDSVASAAEKVLNRSIDALVRLRGRLDSMALEKAAGVLARARRVQIVGVGASGAVALDAHHKLFRLLPQVTASTDAHLQAMAAATLGPGDALLAISKTGTSDEIFDVAAIARDGGATVIAITASATPLAERADIRLTVDVDEDTAVHTPMASRLAQLALIDVLTVAVGLQAPPGLDRRLARIKAVLAGHHRVPERPASLSNPSSPIIQKKSEES, from the coding sequence ATGCTGGACACCATCGCCTCGTCCCTCGACAGCCTGCGCCGCGCGGAAGCTGCGGTGGCCCGCACCGTTCTGGCCGATCCGGAGGCCGCGGTCCGCGACAGCCTGGCGCAGCTGGCCGGGAAGGCAGGGGTCAGCGAGCCGTCGGTCCTGCGCTTCTGCCGCTCCGCCGGCTTCGGCGGCTTTCAGGAATTCAAGATCTCGTTGGCCCAGCATCTGGCGGCCTCCGCCGTGCGGGAGGAGGTCGGCGACCGCCCGACCCCGCTGGTGCGCGACCTCACCCCCGGTGACAGCGTCGCCAGTGCGGCGGAAAAGGTGCTGAACCGCTCCATCGACGCGCTGGTCCGCCTGCGCGGCAGGCTCGACAGCATGGCGCTGGAAAAGGCGGCCGGGGTGCTGGCGCGGGCGCGGCGGGTGCAGATCGTCGGCGTCGGCGCGTCGGGCGCGGTGGCGCTGGACGCCCATCACAAGCTGTTCCGCCTGCTGCCGCAGGTCACCGCCAGCACCGACGCCCATCTGCAGGCGATGGCGGCGGCGACACTCGGCCCCGGCGACGCCCTGCTGGCGATTTCAAAGACCGGGACCAGCGACGAGATCTTCGACGTCGCCGCCATCGCCCGCGACGGCGGCGCCACGGTGATCGCCATCACCGCGTCGGCGACGCCACTGGCCGAACGTGCCGACATCCGCCTGACCGTCGACGTCGACGAGGACACCGCCGTCCACACCCCGATGGCCTCGCGGCTGGCGCAATTGGCGCTGATCGACGTGCTGACCGTCGCCGTTGGGCTGCAGGCTCCGCCGGGCCTCGACCGCCGTCTGGCGCGCATCAAGGCGGTTCTGGCCGGGCACCACCGCGTGCCGGAGCGGCCGGCTTCCCTTTCAAACCCCTCATCCCCAATCATCCAAAAGAAATCCGAGGAATCCTGA
- the norR gene encoding nitric oxide reductase transcriptional regulator NorR, with protein MNNDVVILTTVLPLAEAGALLRALDDPAQLWPLLLDLMARHLPCDACALLRHDSRPGEEGLLVPLATRGLSPDTLGRRFELGEHPRLQAIAEAEDGPLRFPAGCELPDPYDGLIPDLRERLHVHDCVGAPLSVEGRPWGVLTLDALNEGRFDGWDGAIAAWAQLTADLATAVERRAAQDAAVAADGGTPLRILDDPPQGLDFDPVGSSPAMAALLTEVDTVAASDLVVLVLGETGVGKELVARRLHAHSPRAAGPLVHVNCAALPDALVESELFGHVRGAFSGAVADRRGKFELADGGTLFLDEVGELPLAVQAKMLRALQNGEIQRVGSDRHITVDVRVIAATNRDLAAEVREGRFRADVYHRLSVYPLRVPPLRDRGTDILRLAGLFLERNRARLGLRNLRLSAAAERRMLAYPWPGNVRELEHAIGRGAIRARVARPPDGGVLTLTPVDLGLEDLGLADPGQEEGSAVTAAMPAQRSRLPEPPDLPELPLRDAVEDLERRMIREHLARHDGNWAQTARSLGLDRSNLFRLARRLGLRE; from the coding sequence ATGAACAACGATGTGGTCATTTTGACAACGGTGCTGCCGCTCGCAGAGGCAGGGGCGCTTTTGCGGGCGCTGGACGATCCGGCGCAACTGTGGCCGCTGCTGCTCGACCTGATGGCGCGCCATCTGCCCTGCGATGCCTGTGCGCTGCTGCGTCACGACAGCCGGCCGGGCGAGGAGGGGCTGCTGGTTCCGCTGGCCACGCGCGGGCTCAGTCCCGACACGCTCGGCCGGCGTTTCGAACTGGGCGAGCATCCCCGCCTGCAGGCGATTGCCGAGGCGGAGGACGGGCCGCTGCGCTTCCCCGCCGGCTGCGAGTTGCCCGACCCCTATGACGGGCTGATCCCCGACCTGCGCGAGCGGTTGCATGTGCATGACTGCGTCGGGGCGCCGCTGAGCGTCGAGGGGCGGCCCTGGGGCGTGCTGACGCTGGACGCGCTGAACGAAGGGCGTTTCGACGGCTGGGACGGGGCGATTGCCGCCTGGGCGCAATTGACTGCAGACCTCGCGACCGCGGTGGAGCGGCGGGCGGCACAGGACGCAGCCGTGGCAGCGGATGGCGGAACGCCCCTGCGCATTCTCGACGATCCGCCGCAGGGGCTCGATTTCGACCCCGTCGGCAGCAGCCCGGCGATGGCCGCTCTGCTGACGGAGGTCGATACCGTGGCGGCCAGCGACCTCGTCGTGCTGGTGCTGGGCGAGACCGGGGTGGGGAAGGAACTGGTGGCCCGCCGGCTGCACGCCCACTCCCCCCGCGCCGCCGGGCCGCTGGTCCACGTCAATTGCGCGGCCCTGCCGGACGCGCTGGTGGAAAGCGAGCTGTTCGGCCATGTGCGCGGCGCCTTCTCCGGTGCGGTGGCCGACCGGCGCGGCAAGTTCGAACTGGCCGACGGCGGCACCCTGTTCCTGGACGAGGTCGGCGAACTGCCGCTGGCGGTGCAGGCCAAGATGCTGCGGGCGCTGCAGAACGGCGAGATTCAGCGCGTCGGCTCCGACCGCCACATCACCGTCGACGTCCGTGTGATCGCCGCCACCAACCGCGACCTCGCGGCAGAGGTGCGGGAAGGCCGCTTCCGGGCCGACGTCTATCACCGGCTCAGCGTCTATCCGTTGCGGGTGCCGCCGCTGCGCGACCGCGGCACCGACATCCTGCGGCTGGCCGGCCTGTTCCTGGAACGCAACCGGGCGCGGCTGGGCTTGCGCAACCTTCGTCTGTCGGCGGCGGCGGAGCGGCGCATGCTGGCCTACCCCTGGCCCGGCAACGTGCGCGAGCTGGAGCACGCCATCGGCCGAGGCGCCATCCGCGCCCGCGTCGCTCGTCCGCCGGACGGCGGCGTGCTGACCCTGACCCCGGTGGATTTGGGCTTGGAGGATTTGGGCTTGGCCGATCCGGGGCAGGAGGAGGGGAGTGCCGTGACGGCGGCGATGCCGGCGCAGCGGTCCCGCCTGCCGGAACCGCCGGACCTGCCCGAACTGCCGTTGCGCGACGCGGTGGAGGATCTCGAACGCCGGATGATCCGCGAGCATCTGGCCCGCCACGACGGCAACTGGGCGCAGACGGCGCGGTCGCTCGGCCTTGACCGCAGCAACCTGTTCCGTCTCGCCCGGCGGCTGGGATTGCGGGAATGA
- a CDS encoding bifunctional 4-hydroxy-2-oxoglutarate aldolase/2-dehydro-3-deoxy-phosphogluconate aldolase gives MSTTQSPVEILDQLVAYGVVPVIRNSSADLARTAVTWLREAGYGTFEITMTTPGAVGLIEELSAEGGALIGAGTVLTPGAVADVVKAGAKYVVSPCVVPKVAAACRDHGVACLMGALTPTEVHAAISAGADAIKIFPASTVGPAHIKALKSVFPGVRFVPTGGIDATTVASYVAAGVACVGAGGKLVDETLVKKGDREGILAAGRQLMEAYRAAKGA, from the coding sequence ATGTCCACCACCCAGAGCCCTGTCGAAATCCTGGACCAGCTCGTCGCCTATGGCGTCGTTCCGGTCATCCGCAACAGCTCCGCCGATCTGGCGCGCACCGCCGTCACCTGGCTGCGCGAGGCCGGTTACGGCACCTTCGAGATCACCATGACCACCCCGGGCGCCGTCGGCCTGATCGAGGAGCTGTCGGCCGAGGGCGGCGCCCTGATCGGTGCCGGCACCGTCCTGACCCCCGGCGCCGTCGCCGACGTGGTGAAGGCCGGCGCCAAGTATGTGGTGTCGCCCTGCGTCGTGCCGAAGGTGGCCGCCGCCTGCCGTGACCATGGCGTGGCCTGCCTGATGGGCGCCCTGACCCCGACCGAGGTGCATGCCGCGATTTCCGCGGGCGCCGACGCCATCAAGATCTTCCCGGCCTCCACCGTCGGCCCGGCGCACATCAAGGCGCTGAAGTCGGTCTTCCCCGGCGTCCGCTTCGTCCCCACCGGCGGCATCGATGCCACCACCGTGGCGTCCTATGTCGCGGCCGGCGTGGCCTGCGTCGGCGCCGGCGGCAAGCTGGTCGACGAAACCCTGGTCAAGAAGGGCGACCGCGAGGGCATCCTCGCCGCCGGCCGCCAGTTGATGGAAGCCTATCGCGCCGCCAAGGGGGCGTGA